From a single Apium graveolens cultivar Ventura chromosome 2, ASM990537v1, whole genome shotgun sequence genomic region:
- the LOC141695041 gene encoding uncharacterized protein LOC141695041, translating into MIPVAPCATCGGHHPGRACYRQTGACFLCGSLSHRAKDCTVSRNPGGGGAGGGSGSGSQQNPTARVFALTANQAAANSGTVSGTLLVGRRDAYMLFDTGSTHSVVSLSFVRHLGVAPSLLYPHMSISTPMGNSVVISDVYRECPIAVGDRRCKVNLLPMEMHDFDIILGMDWLSEHRATIDCQGKRVIFGDADKPEFVYQGSQPKGDVKLISALKASKLLSKGCDGYLAFVKDTSKDEPRIEDYPIVREYEDVFPDELPGLPPHREVEFTIELVPGAEPISKAPYRMAPLELQELKEQLQELLDRGFIRPSVSPWGAPVLGIELDPAKVEAITNWPRPSNVTEVRSFLGLAGYYRRFVEGFSSIALPLTQLMRKGIKFEWNDDLEPNLVSRVKEAQKSDTGLEAIRSEVAGGKQTQFHVDDEGVMWLGSKLCVPADPTIREEILKEIDHQRPSGLLQQLDIPVWKWENITMDFVTHLSRTFKKNDVIWVVVDRLTKSAHFLPIKETTPVHELAEIFQQDIVRLHGVPESIVSDRDTRFTSRFWKGFQQAWGTRLNFSTAYHSQTDGQSERMIQTLEDMLRACALEWTGDWDKYLYLVEFAYNNSWHASIGASVATEVP; encoded by the exons ATGATTCCAGTGGCTCCTTGTGCTACATGTGGTGGACATCATCCAGGTAGAGCTTGTTACAGACAGACTGGGGCTTGTTTCTTGTGTGGTAGCTTGTCCCATAGGGCAAAGGATTGCACAGTGTCACGCAACCCTGGTGGAGGAGGAGCTGGCGGTGGTAGTGGCAGTGGAAGTCAGCAGAATCCTACAGCCAGAGTGTTTGCATTGACTGCAAATCAAGCAGCAGCTAATTCAGGTACCGTTTCAGGAACACTTCTTGTTGGTAGACGTGATGCTTATATGTTATTTGATACTGGTTCGACCCATTCTGTTGTGTCTTTATCATTTGTTCGTCATCTAGGCGTTGCACCTTCATTGTTATATCCTCATATGTCAATTTCAACCCCGATGGGGAATTCTGTTGTTATTTCTGATGTGTATCGAGAGTGTCCGATAGCTGTTGGAGATAGAAGATGTAAGGTTAACTTGCTTCCCATGGAGATGCATGACTTTGACATTATTTTGGGCATGGACTGGTTGAGTGAACATCGTGCCACAATTGATTGTCAAGGAAAAAGGGTGATCTTTGGGGATGCAGATAAACCGGAATTTGTATACCAAGGGTCTCAGCCGAAGGGGGATGTTAAGTTAATTTCTGCTCTAAAGGCGAGTAAATTATTGTCTAAGGGCTGTGATGGCTACCTTGCTTTCGTGAAGGATACATCGAAGGATGAACCTCGCATCGAGGATTATCCAATTGTGAGGGAGTATGAAGATGTGTTCCCTGATGAGCTACCAGGTTTGCCACCACATAGAGAGGTGGAGTTTACTATTGAACTTGTTCCAGGTGCCGAGCCTATTTCTAAGGCGCCTTATCGAATGGCACCACTtgagttgcaagaattgaaggagcagttgcaagagttgttggatagAGGATTTATTAGGCCAAGTGTGTCTCCTTGGGGCGCTCCTGTgct GGGCATTGAGTTGGATCCTGCAAAAGTCGAGGCTATTACTAATTGGCCCAGACCTAGCAATGTGACGGAGGTAAGGAGTTTCTTGGGTTTGGCAGGCTACTACAGGCGTTTTGTGGAAGGTTTCTCTTCCATAGCTTTACCATTGACTCAGCTAATGAGAAAGGGAATTAAGTTCGAGTGGAATGATGATC tggaaccGAATCTTGTTTCAAGGGTTAAGGAAGCTCAGAAGAGTGATACAGGTTTGGAAGCTATTAGATCCGAGGTGGCAGGTGGAAAGCAAACACAATTTCATGTCGATGATGAGGGTGTGATGTGGTTGGGTAGTAAATTGTGCGTGCCCGCAGACCCGACGATTCgtgaggaaattttgaaggag atagaccatcagaggcctagCGGATTGTTGCAACAGCTAGATATtccagtttggaagtgggaaaacattactatggattttgtaACTCATTTGTCGAGGACTTTCAAGAAGAATGATGTTATATGGGTGGTGGTAGATAGACTCACTAAGTCCGCTCACTTCTTGCCTATTAAAGAGACTACTCCTGTTCATGAGTTGGCAGAGATTTTTCAGCAAGATATTGTTAGACTTCATGGTGTGCCGGAGTCGATAGTTTCTGACAGGGATACGAGATTTACATCGCGTTTTTGGAAGGGATTCCAGCAGGCTTGGGGTACGAGGCTTAATTTTAGTACAGCTTATCATTCGCAGACCGATGGACAGTCAGAGAGGATGATTCAGACATTGGAGGATATGTTAAGGGCTTGCGCGTTAGAGTGGACAGGTGATTGGGATAAATATTTGTATCTTGTCGAGTTTGCGTACAATAATAGTTGGCacgcgagtattg